One region of Epilithonimonas zeae genomic DNA includes:
- a CDS encoding thiamine pyrophosphate-dependent enzyme — protein sequence MQSTYIETQQISFQDFKSSILNDYRLGRISREMSYLGRREVLTGKAKFGIFGDGKELPQLAMAKVFRNGDFRSGYYRDQTFALAIDAVSVESFFAQLYADTSVEREPASAGRQMNGHYATRSLNADGSWKNLMAQKNISSDISPTAGQMPRLLGLAQASKVYKSVKFDGSEKFSKDGNEVAFGTIGDASTAEGHFWETLNAACALQVPMIVSIWDDGYGISVPTQNQRAKADISEMLSGFQRNEGENQGCEIIQVKAWDYPALMEAYAKAEHFARYESVPVVIHVTEVTQPQGHSTSGSHERYKSEDRLSWEAEFDGLIKFREWILDYSIEIEGQEEVLATAEELDSIDSEAKKLVKEGQKKAWEAYQKTISDLKSEVLPLVESIKNQNSEIGNLIETFNKIISVSKKDVFQLVRKTLLLTRSQNSSERNILKSKYEEILKIEKDNYSSHLYSESQWKATNIKEIKPIFSESSEEVDGRVVVRNNFDKIFEKYPQSLVFGEDAGNIGDVNQGLEGLQEKYGDVRIADTGIREATILGQGIGMAMRGLRPIAEIQYLDYILYCLQGMSDDLATVQYRTKGGQKAPVIIRTRGHRLEGVWHSGSPMAGILNLSKGINILVPRSLTKAAGFYNTMLQSDEPAVIVECLNGYRLKEKQPDNLGEFTVPVGKIEITKEGSDVTLVTYGSTWRVVTEAANELEKLGISTEVIDIQSLIPFDLSHEIAESVKKTNRLVVIDEDVEGGTSAFILQQILEKQKAFRYLDSDPLTISAENHRPAYASDGDYFSKPSADDIVEKVYQLFTELNPAKYPAIY from the coding sequence ATGCAATCAACTTATATAGAAACTCAGCAAATCTCTTTTCAAGACTTCAAAAGCAGTATTCTGAATGATTATCGACTCGGAAGAATTTCCCGTGAGATGTCATATTTAGGAAGACGAGAAGTTCTTACAGGGAAAGCAAAATTTGGGATTTTTGGAGATGGTAAAGAATTGCCACAGTTGGCGATGGCAAAAGTTTTCAGAAACGGAGATTTCCGCTCTGGTTATTACAGAGATCAGACTTTCGCCCTGGCAATTGATGCAGTTTCTGTTGAAAGTTTCTTCGCACAGTTATACGCTGATACAAGTGTTGAGAGAGAGCCAGCTTCAGCAGGTCGTCAAATGAACGGCCATTATGCAACAAGAAGTTTGAATGCTGATGGAAGCTGGAAAAATTTAATGGCTCAGAAAAATATTTCGTCCGATATTTCTCCAACAGCCGGACAAATGCCAAGATTATTAGGTCTAGCACAAGCTTCTAAAGTTTATAAATCAGTTAAATTTGATGGTTCTGAGAAATTTTCAAAAGACGGCAACGAAGTGGCGTTTGGAACAATTGGGGATGCTTCTACAGCTGAAGGTCATTTCTGGGAAACACTGAATGCCGCTTGTGCATTACAGGTTCCGATGATTGTTTCGATTTGGGATGATGGGTACGGGATTTCTGTTCCGACACAAAATCAAAGAGCGAAAGCAGATATCTCTGAAATGCTTTCTGGTTTCCAAAGAAACGAAGGCGAAAATCAAGGTTGTGAAATTATTCAGGTAAAAGCTTGGGATTATCCGGCATTGATGGAAGCTTATGCGAAAGCGGAACATTTTGCAAGATACGAAAGCGTTCCTGTTGTAATCCATGTGACCGAAGTGACTCAACCACAAGGACATTCAACTTCTGGTTCACACGAACGTTACAAATCTGAAGACAGATTAAGCTGGGAAGCTGAGTTTGATGGATTAATTAAATTCAGAGAATGGATATTGGATTACAGCATCGAAATTGAAGGTCAGGAAGAAGTTCTTGCTACGGCAGAGGAATTAGATTCAATTGATTCTGAAGCTAAGAAATTAGTTAAAGAAGGACAGAAAAAGGCTTGGGAAGCCTACCAAAAAACAATTTCTGATCTTAAATCCGAAGTTTTGCCTCTTGTAGAATCTATTAAAAATCAAAACTCAGAAATTGGAAATCTAATCGAAACTTTCAACAAAATTATTTCTGTAAGCAAGAAAGATGTTTTCCAACTAGTGAGAAAGACATTATTGTTGACAAGAAGTCAAAATTCATCTGAAAGAAATATATTGAAATCCAAATATGAAGAGATTTTAAAAATCGAAAAAGATAATTATTCTTCTCATTTATATTCGGAATCTCAATGGAAAGCGACTAATATCAAAGAAATCAAACCAATATTCTCTGAATCTTCCGAAGAAGTGGATGGTAGAGTAGTTGTAAGAAATAACTTCGATAAAATCTTTGAAAAATATCCTCAATCTTTGGTTTTTGGAGAAGATGCAGGAAATATCGGAGACGTCAATCAAGGTCTGGAAGGTCTTCAGGAAAAATATGGTGATGTAAGAATCGCTGATACTGGAATCCGTGAAGCTACAATTCTTGGACAAGGAATTGGAATGGCAATGAGAGGTTTGAGACCAATTGCCGAAATTCAATATCTTGATTATATTTTGTATTGTCTTCAAGGGATGAGCGATGATTTGGCAACAGTTCAATACAGAACCAAAGGTGGTCAAAAAGCACCGGTTATTATTAGAACGAGAGGTCACAGACTGGAAGGTGTTTGGCACTCCGGTTCGCCAATGGCAGGAATTCTGAACCTTTCTAAAGGTATCAACATTCTTGTTCCGAGAAGCTTAACAAAGGCTGCCGGATTCTATAACACAATGCTTCAAAGTGACGAGCCGGCTGTGATTGTAGAATGCTTGAACGGTTATAGACTGAAAGAAAAACAACCAGACAATTTAGGAGAATTCACAGTTCCGGTTGGGAAAATCGAAATTACGAAAGAAGGTTCTGACGTGACTTTGGTAACTTATGGTTCAACATGGAGAGTTGTAACTGAGGCTGCAAATGAATTAGAAAAATTAGGAATTTCTACAGAAGTAATTGATATTCAGTCTTTGATTCCATTTGATTTATCTCACGAGATTGCGGAGAGTGTTAAGAAAACCAACCGCTTAGTTGTGATTGATGAAGATGTAGAAGGTGGAACTTCAGCGTTTATTCTACAACAGATTTTGGAGAAACAAAAAGCATTTAGATATCTTGATTCAGATCCGTTGACAATTTCGGCTGAAAATCACAGACCAGCTTATGCGAGTGATGGAGATTATTTCAGTAAGCCTTCCGCAGATGATATTGTGGAAAAAGTCTATCAATTATTCACTGAGTTAAATCCGGCAAAGTATCCAGCGATTTACTAA
- a CDS encoding ribonuclease Z: protein MSTYLTILGFNSAIPTINSSPTSQFLEMEERHFLIDCGEGTQVQMRKAKVRFSKINHIFISHLHGDHCFGLPGLVASFRLLGRKTPLNIYGPKGIKKMMDTIFEITETYKGFEVIYHELDGKESVKIYEDKRVEVYTIPLNHRIYCNGYLFKEKPKERHLNMKEISKHKEIEICDFQNLRLGKDFVLEDGAVIKNDLLTTDPKPSVSYAFCSDTKYKEDIIPIIENVDVLYHESTFLHVLKEMADYTGHSTALEAATIAKKAQVGKLILGHFSNRYSDLSVMTDEARQIFPNSFLPKALETIKIG, encoded by the coding sequence TTGAGTACATATCTTACCATCTTAGGATTCAATTCAGCAATTCCAACCATAAATTCTTCACCGACTTCTCAGTTTCTGGAAATGGAAGAACGTCATTTCCTCATCGATTGTGGCGAAGGAACCCAGGTGCAGATGCGTAAGGCAAAAGTTCGTTTTTCTAAAATTAACCACATTTTTATTTCCCATCTTCACGGTGACCATTGTTTTGGTTTGCCAGGATTGGTAGCCTCTTTTAGATTATTAGGAAGGAAAACACCACTGAATATCTATGGCCCAAAAGGTATTAAGAAAATGATGGATACGATTTTTGAAATTACAGAAACTTACAAAGGTTTTGAAGTCATTTATCATGAGCTGGATGGTAAAGAATCCGTCAAAATCTATGAAGATAAAAGGGTAGAAGTTTACACCATTCCACTGAATCACAGAATCTATTGCAACGGTTATCTTTTCAAAGAAAAACCAAAAGAGCGTCATCTCAATATGAAAGAGATTTCCAAACACAAAGAAATTGAAATCTGTGATTTTCAGAACTTGCGTTTAGGAAAAGATTTTGTTTTAGAAGACGGAGCAGTAATCAAAAATGATTTGTTGACAACTGACCCAAAACCGTCTGTTTCTTATGCGTTTTGTAGTGATACGAAATATAAAGAAGATATCATCCCAATCATAGAAAATGTAGATGTTCTTTACCACGAATCTACTTTCCTTCACGTCTTGAAAGAAATGGCAGATTATACTGGTCATTCTACCGCTTTGGAGGCAGCAACTATTGCCAAAAAAGCGCAAGTCGGAAAATTGATTTTAGGTCATTTCTCAAACCGTTACAGTGATCTCAGTGTAATGACTGATGAGGCTAGACAAATCTTTCCAAACTCTTTTTTACCAAAAGCTTTGGAAACAATTAAGATTGGATAA
- the rdgB gene encoding RdgB/HAM1 family non-canonical purine NTP pyrophosphatase yields MEILVATHNLHKKEEIQQILGTDYVVTSLSDYDLNEEIIEDGNTFAENALIKAKYCFEQTGKPSVGDDSGLVVEALDGRPGIYSARYAGNHNFKKNIEKVLEEMKDEPNRRAYFITMLCFKDQDGEHYFEGRVYGNLTKEVFGAEGFGYDPIFVPDDYNMTFAEMLPEEKNKISHRSEALKKFLEFLNSRGGVL; encoded by the coding sequence ATGGAGATTTTAGTAGCAACACATAATTTGCATAAAAAAGAAGAGATACAACAGATATTAGGAACGGATTATGTCGTTACAAGTTTATCAGACTACGATTTGAACGAAGAAATCATCGAGGATGGAAATACCTTTGCTGAAAATGCATTAATCAAAGCCAAATATTGCTTCGAACAAACCGGAAAACCAAGTGTTGGTGATGACAGTGGATTAGTTGTAGAAGCTTTAGACGGACGACCGGGGATTTATTCGGCTCGTTACGCAGGGAATCACAATTTCAAAAAAAATATTGAGAAAGTTTTGGAAGAGATGAAAGACGAACCGAATAGGAGAGCGTATTTCATCACAATGTTATGTTTCAAAGACCAAGACGGCGAACATTATTTCGAAGGTCGGGTTTATGGTAATTTGACAAAAGAAGTTTTTGGAGCAGAAGGATTTGGTTACGACCCGATTTTTGTTCCGGACGATTACAATATGACATTTGCAGAAATGTTGCCGGAGGAAAAAAATAAAATCAGCCACAGAAGTGAAGCTTTGAAAAAATTCTTAGAATTTCTCAATTCCAGAGGGGGTGTTTTGTAG
- a CDS encoding CPBP family intramembrane glutamic endopeptidase, which produces MKEQNYKVDFFVGILLVVGLFIGQSLMYAIGLGLSSFFGQDISDTGIFNILMYTASMVVPILFFDFFIVRKDGNKLNFDFSTKPFRVYLLIFPMMFGMMLIADYTTQLIPTTGDLLGEIYKMYSEQFAKLAKEPISLLIMTVILAPILEEILFRGIIMKGMLNNKVKPVTAIIVSAFIFGVVHFNPWQFAGALLLGLVLGLVYYKTKSLLMSILLHAFNNLVSAMMMLYSDSETFSDLFKIKPELLLAAGLAIFIIPFYFFAIQKNIIYKD; this is translated from the coding sequence ATGAAAGAACAGAATTACAAAGTCGATTTTTTCGTAGGGATTTTATTGGTTGTCGGGCTGTTTATTGGTCAGTCATTGATGTATGCAATTGGTTTAGGATTGTCTTCATTTTTCGGACAAGACATTAGTGATACTGGGATTTTCAATATTTTGATGTACACGGCATCAATGGTAGTTCCTATTCTCTTTTTCGATTTTTTTATCGTAAGAAAAGATGGCAACAAACTCAATTTCGATTTCTCCACCAAGCCATTTCGGGTTTATCTATTGATATTTCCAATGATGTTTGGGATGATGCTAATCGCAGATTACACCACACAGCTCATTCCGACAACAGGCGATTTGCTTGGCGAGATTTACAAAATGTACTCAGAACAATTTGCAAAACTCGCTAAAGAACCAATTTCTTTATTAATAATGACAGTTATTCTCGCTCCAATTCTGGAAGAAATCCTTTTTAGAGGCATCATTATGAAAGGAATGCTGAATAACAAAGTCAAACCAGTTACGGCAATTATTGTTTCGGCTTTCATTTTTGGTGTTGTCCATTTCAATCCTTGGCAGTTTGCGGGTGCATTGTTGCTCGGTTTGGTATTAGGTTTGGTATATTACAAAACCAAATCGCTGCTGATGTCAATTTTGCTTCACGCATTCAACAATCTGGTGTCGGCGATGATGATGTTATACTCAGACTCAGAAACTTTTTCTGATTTGTTTAAAATTAAACCCGAACTGTTATTAGCAGCAGGATTAGCGATTTTTATAATTCCATTTTATTTTTTCGCAATCCAGAAGAATATTATTTATAAAGATTAA
- a CDS encoding ABC transporter substrate-binding protein, with product MKRIFLLLIFFLFAFSCKKEISKSDSGNITISERVNYSDESKKLVINSGKFKNVIPKEKLPFRKAMLLNSSLIGYFSELNLENKIIGVSSPEYIFSEKIHQLINQNQILNIGNEQKYDIEKILSNKPDVIFTNYVPNFANTYDILKKNGIELIFLDEFLEQNPLEKSKYLLLFGKLFGAEEQAEKVFKNIEDNYKKIQTLASKTVNKPNILCNEMYGSQWFLPGGNSFVARLIYDAGGNYILKDNKESSSVPLSFEEVFVKSESVNYWINISPHQNRKELLTLNPNYSKMKVFNSGNLYMINNREKDGSNDYFESGVVRCDLVLRDYFKIFHPEDVTFKSEPLVYMKELK from the coding sequence ATGAAACGCATTTTTTTACTTTTAATTTTCTTTCTTTTTGCATTTTCTTGTAAAAAAGAAATTTCTAAATCAGATTCAGGAAATATAACTATCTCGGAAAGAGTTAATTATTCTGATGAATCAAAAAAATTGGTTATTAATTCTGGAAAATTTAAAAATGTCATTCCTAAAGAAAAACTACCATTTAGGAAAGCAATGTTGCTTAATTCAAGCTTGATTGGTTACTTTTCTGAGCTAAATCTTGAAAATAAAATCATAGGTGTTTCCAGCCCAGAGTATATTTTCTCAGAAAAGATCCATCAATTAATTAATCAAAATCAAATTCTCAATATCGGAAATGAGCAGAAGTACGATATCGAAAAAATCCTTTCTAATAAACCAGATGTTATTTTTACCAATTATGTTCCCAATTTTGCTAACACTTATGACATCTTAAAGAAAAATGGAATCGAACTGATTTTCTTGGACGAATTCCTGGAGCAAAATCCATTAGAAAAATCAAAATATCTTTTGTTATTTGGAAAATTATTTGGAGCAGAAGAACAAGCGGAAAAGGTATTCAAAAATATCGAAGACAATTACAAAAAGATTCAGACCTTAGCATCTAAAACAGTAAATAAACCAAATATTCTCTGCAACGAAATGTACGGAAGCCAATGGTTTTTGCCTGGAGGAAATTCCTTCGTTGCAAGGTTAATCTATGATGCAGGAGGAAATTACATTTTAAAAGATAACAAAGAATCCTCCTCCGTTCCATTGAGTTTTGAAGAAGTTTTCGTTAAGTCAGAGAGTGTCAATTATTGGATTAATATCAGTCCACATCAAAACAGAAAAGAATTATTGACTCTCAATCCAAATTACAGCAAGATGAAAGTCTTCAATTCTGGGAACTTATATATGATAAACAACCGCGAGAAAGATGGTTCGAATGACTATTTTGAGTCTGGTGTTGTAAGATGTGATTTGGTTTTGAGAGATTATTTCAAGATATTTCATCCGGAAGATGTAACTTTCAAATCAGAACCTTTAGTTTATATGAAAGAGCTCAAATAA
- a CDS encoding recombinase family protein, giving the protein MKIADLYIRVSTDEQADKGYSQRDQEERLRKHCISLNMTIGTVIYEDHSAKTFERPEWKKFLSAHKRLRGAKESRFLFFTKWDRFSRNTSEAYQMISTLNKLNITPQAIEQPLDLRVPENKLLLAIYLSTPEVENDRRALNVTYGMRRAIKEGRMMGIAPYGYINRSKEDGRKYVAVKEPEATNMIWAFKQVAKGHLPTAVVLKEMNKREGRKLTKNSFMEALRNVAYIGKLFLKAYNDEEERIVEGRHEPLISEELFMKVQNILYRKSNQDNFLPSGRIINEERYPLRGLLLCPHCNKNLTGSSAKGRSKHYYYYHCTTSCGFRYNSEIVNDLFVEELSKFSFKSGAETILKTILKQNFSVALNGLNYERKVYQNKLTTIEQRIEKARDMFIEDKLDEEDFRSIKIKYKGEIENLKFKLNSLKNSAENDNIGLKIGQALNAITNISERYKNASTIDKRAIVGLIYPEKLIFDGESFQTTKINSLASFIFLIKKELGNKKNRQRSENSSNVGLVNSTGFKPVTF; this is encoded by the coding sequence ATGAAAATTGCTGATTTATATATTCGTGTTTCAACAGATGAGCAAGCTGATAAAGGTTACTCACAACGTGATCAGGAAGAAAGGTTAAGGAAACATTGTATCTCCCTGAATATGACGATTGGTACTGTAATTTATGAAGATCACTCTGCAAAAACTTTTGAAAGACCAGAATGGAAAAAATTCCTATCTGCACATAAAAGATTAAGAGGTGCTAAAGAAAGTAGATTTTTATTTTTCACAAAGTGGGATCGCTTTAGTCGTAATACTAGCGAAGCTTATCAGATGATTTCTACGTTAAATAAGTTAAATATCACGCCACAAGCTATCGAGCAACCTTTAGATCTTAGAGTACCCGAAAATAAATTATTATTGGCCATATATTTATCTACTCCTGAAGTTGAAAATGATAGAAGAGCTCTTAATGTCACTTATGGAATGAGAAGAGCAATCAAAGAGGGGAGGATGATGGGTATCGCTCCATATGGATATATTAATCGAAGTAAAGAAGATGGCCGAAAATATGTTGCCGTAAAAGAGCCTGAAGCAACAAATATGATTTGGGCTTTTAAACAAGTTGCAAAAGGACATCTTCCTACAGCGGTTGTTTTAAAAGAAATGAATAAAAGAGAAGGTAGAAAACTTACCAAAAATTCTTTTATGGAAGCATTAAGAAATGTAGCTTATATTGGAAAACTTTTTTTAAAGGCTTATAACGATGAAGAAGAAAGGATTGTTGAAGGAAGGCACGAACCATTGATTTCAGAAGAATTATTTATGAAGGTACAAAATATCCTTTATAGAAAAAGCAATCAAGATAATTTTTTGCCCTCTGGAAGAATTATTAATGAAGAACGTTATCCTTTAAGAGGGCTTCTACTTTGTCCACATTGTAATAAAAATCTTACTGGTAGTAGTGCCAAAGGAAGAAGTAAACATTATTATTATTACCATTGCACAACGTCATGTGGATTTAGGTACAATTCTGAAATTGTTAATGACCTATTTGTTGAAGAACTATCAAAATTTAGTTTTAAAAGTGGTGCAGAAACAATATTGAAAACAATTCTAAAGCAAAATTTTTCTGTTGCCTTAAATGGTTTAAATTATGAGCGAAAAGTTTATCAAAACAAACTTACCACTATAGAGCAACGAATTGAAAAAGCCAGGGATATGTTTATAGAAGATAAATTAGATGAAGAAGATTTTAGAAGTATAAAAATAAAGTACAAAGGAGAAATCGAAAACCTGAAGTTTAAATTAAATTCTCTAAAAAATTCTGCCGAAAATGACAATATTGGATTAAAGATAGGTCAAGCGCTAAATGCTATCACCAATATATCTGAGAGATACAAAAACGCATCGACAATAGATAAGAGGGCAATTGTTGGTTTGATATATCCTGAAAAGTTAATCTTTGATGGAGAGAGTTTTCAAACCACAAAAATCAATAGTTTAGCTAGTTTTATATTCCTGATAAAGAAAGAATTAGGAAATAAAAAAAACCGACAAAGAAGCGAAAATTCTTCTAATGTCGGTCTTGTGAACTCGACAGGATTCAAACCTGTAACCTTCTGA
- a CDS encoding IS3 family transposase (programmed frameshift) has protein sequence MKGERKIYDPAFKTKAVELSKERTNVSELARELGIAVTLLYKWRKEYEEFGERSFPGNGKLKLTPEQEKIHELEKKLKDAELERDIFKKSNRHLLQERSLKYKFIKNNESIFPIEKMCNVLKLCSSGYYKWKNRPCSKKLLLKEKIKQQITSIYFSSKQRYGSPRITSELNSLGYKISRVTVAKYMKELGLRSKLSKKFKVTTNSKHNYLVVENVLDRNFIAEKPAQVWVSDITYIQTKEGFLYLTTVIDLYDRKIIGWSLSNGMSTEETSLSAWKMAVKNRKIGESLIFHSDRGVQYASRKFANTLEFYGVTRSMSRRGNCWDNAVAESFFKSLKTELIYGNKLITKEKMELEIFEYIEIWYNKKRRHSALNYQTIEEFNNQNKIYQNVA, from the exons ATGAAAGGAGAGCGAAAAATCTACGATCCTGCTTTTAAAACCAAAGCTGTTGAGCTAAGCAAAGAACGAACTAATGTGTCAGAACTCGCAAGGGAGCTGGGAATCGCAGTCACGCTGCTTTACAAATGGCGTAAGGAGTACGAAGAATTTGGAGAAAGAAGTTTTCCAGGGAATGGAAAACTGAAACTGACACCCGAACAGGAAAAGATTCATGAGCTGGAAAAAAAGTTGAAGGATGCAGAATTAGAACGAGATATAT TTAAAAAAAGCAATCGGCATCTTCTCCAAGAGCGGTCGCTGAAATATAAATTCATAAAAAATAATGAATCTATTTTCCCGATTGAAAAGATGTGCAATGTTTTAAAACTATGTTCCAGTGGTTATTACAAATGGAAAAACAGGCCTTGCAGCAAGAAATTGCTTTTGAAGGAAAAAATAAAACAGCAAATCACTTCAATATATTTTTCATCAAAACAGCGCTATGGCAGCCCTAGGATTACGTCTGAGCTAAATTCCTTGGGTTACAAAATATCCCGAGTCACAGTGGCTAAATATATGAAAGAGCTTGGACTGCGAAGTAAACTGAGCAAGAAATTTAAAGTGACTACAAACTCTAAACACAATTATTTGGTGGTAGAAAATGTGCTGGACAGGAATTTTATAGCCGAAAAACCTGCGCAAGTTTGGGTTTCTGATATTACCTACATTCAAACCAAAGAAGGATTTTTGTACTTGACAACAGTGATTGATTTGTATGATCGGAAAATCATTGGATGGAGTTTAAGCAACGGAATGAGCACCGAAGAGACAAGTCTTTCTGCCTGGAAAATGGCTGTCAAAAACAGAAAAATAGGGGAAAGTCTAATTTTTCATAGCGACAGAGGCGTTCAATATGCAAGCAGAAAATTTGCAAATACTCTGGAATTTTATGGAGTTACAAGAAGCATGAGCCGGAGAGGAAATTGTTGGGATAACGCTGTGGCAGAGAGCTTTTTCAAATCTTTGAAAACAGAACTGATTTATGGAAACAAGCTTATTACAAAAGAAAAAATGGAGCTGGAAATATTTGAATATATTGAAATATGGTACAACAAAAAAAGACGCCACAGTGCCTTGAATTATCAAACTATTGAAGAGTTTAACAATCAAAACAAAATTTATCAAAATGTAGCTTAA
- a CDS encoding DUF3945 domain-containing protein, whose amino-acid sequence MNSIGNHTAVSEVSTLLVLRHSNNSVGIVQNVNEQGNLIEVQPDGSGIDTMLSVDSSAVSFLDFYTDFYYQLKNPADYSFFKVKEYEARETAIGLQKYLESSSDNEKSNLYDYAVSIERVEAIRNQTKAGRGSFKVDNNFYQKPSEISSFQYRFQMEDVPWDRLSEISLDRDKLECLGVLDCLLKGYKTHELIPLALKNGKSAVKADARLQLRLNNDGEVVVCIYRVQDRPNFDQLFFGHRFSQEDEINLLNSGNMGRVVELLNEATGELIPSLISMDRLTNELFFLRTDFVRIPVVVCGVQLDRAQQRILKEGKPLFVEGMISRKGKSFCATLQFNAEKQCIEFLFENDLKSANGGGVKGFEKVIPTSFRGKPLRKWQIEKLKKGECVYIDGLESRGGKRYQGYIRLEKVSGLLEFSFKNSKKL is encoded by the coding sequence ATGAATAGCATCGGAAATCATACAGCAGTTTCAGAAGTCAGTACCTTATTGGTACTTCGCCACAGTAATAATTCTGTGGGGATTGTACAGAATGTGAATGAGCAGGGAAATCTCATAGAGGTTCAGCCCGACGGGAGTGGAATTGATACAATGCTAAGTGTAGATTCGTCGGCAGTATCTTTTTTAGATTTTTATACGGATTTTTATTATCAGCTTAAAAATCCTGCTGATTATTCATTTTTTAAAGTGAAGGAATATGAAGCGAGAGAAACTGCAATTGGACTGCAGAAGTATTTAGAATCTTCATCGGATAATGAGAAAAGTAATTTATATGACTATGCAGTTTCTATCGAGAGAGTAGAAGCCATCAGAAATCAGACAAAAGCTGGAAGAGGTTCTTTTAAAGTAGATAATAATTTTTATCAAAAACCATCTGAAATCAGCTCATTCCAGTACCGCTTTCAGATGGAAGATGTACCGTGGGACAGATTGTCAGAGATAAGTCTTGATAGAGATAAGTTGGAGTGCTTGGGAGTGTTGGATTGTTTGCTGAAAGGCTATAAAACGCATGAGCTGATACCTTTAGCATTAAAGAATGGAAAATCAGCAGTTAAGGCTGATGCAAGATTGCAGTTGAGATTGAATAATGATGGGGAAGTGGTGGTTTGTATTTATAGAGTACAAGACAGACCGAATTTTGACCAGTTGTTTTTCGGTCATAGGTTTAGCCAGGAGGATGAAATTAATCTGTTGAATTCTGGTAATATGGGCAGGGTTGTGGAGCTTCTTAATGAAGCGACGGGAGAATTGATACCTTCTTTAATCAGTATGGATAGGCTAACTAATGAATTGTTTTTTTTGAGGACTGATTTTGTCAGAATTCCTGTGGTAGTTTGTGGTGTTCAGCTTGATAGGGCACAGCAGAGAATTCTGAAAGAGGGAAAGCCTCTGTTTGTTGAGGGGATGATTTCTCGCAAGGGAAAATCTTTTTGTGCAACTTTGCAGTTCAATGCGGAAAAGCAGTGTATTGAGTTTTTATTTGAGAATGATTTGAAAAGTGCTAATGGTGGAGGTGTGAAAGGTTTTGAAAAAGTAATTCCTACAAGCTTCAGAGGGAAACCACTTCGGAAATGGCAGATTGAGAAATTGAAAAAAGGGGAGTGTGTCTATATTGATGGGCTTGAAAGTAGAGGTGGTAAGAGGTATCAGGGGTATATCCGTTTAGAGAAGGTCAGCGGTTTGTTGGAGTTTTCTTTCAAGAATTCTAAAAAATTGTAG
- a CDS encoding JAB domain-containing protein: MKFNIVNEIKLSYSRKGNCERLISSSRDAVKVFKEHFDSDEIDYRESFFALYLNQANKVLGIKKISECGISSTLVDVRIVMQAGLLCNASGIIVAHNHPSGNLKPSSSDVKMTDQIKEACKVMSMSLLDHVILTSDSHYSFADDGMI; encoded by the coding sequence ATGAAATTCAATATTGTGAATGAAATTAAATTGAGTTACTCAAGAAAGGGAAATTGTGAAAGGCTAATCTCATCATCAAGGGATGCGGTGAAGGTTTTCAAAGAACATTTTGATTCTGATGAAATCGATTATCGAGAATCTTTCTTTGCGTTGTATCTGAACCAAGCTAACAAGGTGTTGGGAATTAAGAAAATATCTGAATGTGGGATTTCTTCGACTTTGGTCGATGTTCGGATTGTGATGCAGGCCGGTCTTCTTTGTAACGCTTCGGGGATCATTGTTGCTCATAATCATCCCTCCGGAAATCTTAAGCCTTCAAGCAGTGATGTTAAAATGACCGATCAGATTAAGGAGGCTTGTAAGGTGATGAGTATGTCTTTGCTTGATCACGTGATTTTGACTTCTGATTCACATTATTCTTTTGCGGATGATGGGATGATATAG